The window ATGAAACTCTTATCCCTCATTGAAAAGGATTTTGATGTCCTATTGGCCTTTCTATTTCCGACAGCACTCGCACCGATGCTCATTAAGTTATTAACGAACGAGCGGCTCGCATTAATGACGACAATTATCACAGCGGCAACGGCGGGAATTCTTCTGCAGGAGGGATACGCGGCAATCATTCAGATGGAAGTTGCACTGTACATACTTTTTGGCGGGATTATGAGCCTGTATTTACTTGGCGACAATGGTCGACGTTCGAACATCTTAAGGACGAGCTTAGGAGTGTCCGTTTCAAATATGATGTTCATCGCATTTTACCTATTGATGACACAGTCATCTTATACTTTGAATGAATTAGTGTATTATATGATAGCGGCAGTCGTTTCCGGAATTTTATCAGGAGCGCTTACAATCGGGCTGATGCCATTTTTTGAGTCTGCATTTAGGTTATTATCGGACATGCGTCTTATCGAACTATCGAACCCAAATCACCCGCTTTTGAAAAAAGTACTAACTGAAACGCCTGGCACCTATCACCACAGCGTTATGGTTGCAAATCTGGCCGATGCAGCATGTGAATCGATTGGTGCGAATGGTCTTCTTGCAAGAGTGGGAAGTTATTATCATGATATCGGCAAGACATTTAGACCTGGCTTCTTCATAGAGAACCAGCATGCCGGACAAAATCCGCATGATGCTTTGCCGCCTGAAAAAAGCAGGGATATTATTATTGCCCATGCCGAGGACGGCGCGAAACTTCTTGAAAAGCATAAAATGCCAGCAGAAATCATCGATATCGCGCGTCAGCATCATGGGACGAGCACTTTAAAATATTTTTACTTTAAATCCAAGGAATCTGGAGAAGATGTAAAAGAAGAAGATTTCCGTTATGCAGGCCCAAAACCTCAAACGAAAGAAATCGCGATTATCTCCATTGCGGATAGCGTTGAAGCTGCGGTTCGGTCGATGAAAGAACCAACATCAGAAAAAATTGCAGCACTCGTTCGATCTATCGTTAACGATAAATTGAATGACGGCCAATTTGATGAATGTGATCTTTCCATGAAGGAATTAAAAAAAGCTGAAAAGATTATCTGTGAAACGCTAAATGGGATATTCCATAACCGGATTGAATACCCAAAGTGAGTATGAAAGGAGATACGAGTAGATGCTAGAAATATATTTTGAGGACGAAACGACTAAAATCGATAAAAAAATTGAGGATATGATCCGAAAGCTATTAAACCATGCCGCTACAGAAGAAGGATTAACGGGCGAAATGGAAGTTTCGGTAACATTTATGACGGATACTGACATTCAGGAAGTGAATGCAACCTATCGAGGTAAAAATGTACCGACAGATGTCATTTCATTCGCACTTGAAGAATTAACGGAAGGCGAAGTGGCAATTGTGCCGGAAGAAGGCATGCCGACCGTGTTAGGTGATATACTTATTTCTGTAGAAACAGCCGCGCGTCAAGCTGAGGAATACGGACATGATTTCAATCGTGAAATTGGATTTCTTGCTCTTCATGGTTTCCTTCATCTTCTGGGGTATGATCATATGACTGAAGAAGATGAAGTAGAGATGTTCGGCAGGCAAAAGGAGATTCTTGCTTTATTCGGACTTGAGAGGTGAACTTCAATGCAGAAGTTCCTACAATCTTTCGTGTACGCTTGGAATGGAATCTGTCACGGAGTAGAAGTGGAACGAAATGTGAAGTTCCATTTAACAGCCGCAATTATTGTCATTGTAGCGGGTTTTATGACGGGCCTATCGCAGTTAGAGTGGTTTGTCATTATTATTCTGATTTGTGGAATGCTAGCGCTTGAATTGATGAATTCTGCGGTTGAACGTGTTGTAGATCTGTTAACAACAGAGCGTCATCCGCTTGCGAAACAAGCGAAAGATCTTGCTGCTGGCGCGGTTTTAATATATGCAATTGGAAGCGCAATTATCGGACTGATCCTATTTATTCCTAAATGGTTTAATTAAATTGAAGAGGTGTCTTTATGAATGTAGAAAAATTACTGGCTGAATCGAAAAAAGCAAGAGAGAAAGCGTATGTCCCTTATTCAAAGTTCCCAGTCGGGGCGGCGTTATTGGCCGATGACGGGACTATTTATCATGGCTGCAATATTGAAAACTCCGCTTATAGTATGACGAACTGCGCTGAACGCACGGCGTTTTTTAAAGCGGTTTCCGACGGCGTTCGTACCTTCAGAGCACTTGCAGTGGTTGGAGACACCGAAGGACCTGTTTCCCCGTGTGGTGCATGCAGACAAGTTATTGCTGAGTTTTGCGAGGGCTCAATGCCTGTCTATCTTACGAACTTAAAAGGGGATGTAGAAGAAACAACGGTCGCGAAATTGCTGCCGGGCGCATTTTCTAAGGAGGATCTTTCATATGCAGCAAAACAATAAAGCTTTCAAATCGGGTTTCATCTCAATTATTGGACGACCGAACGTAGGGAAATCAACGTTTCTAAACCATGTGGTGGGACAAAAAATCGCGATTATGAGTGACAAACCACAGACAACTCGCAATAAAGTACAAGGTGTTGTCACAACAGACAAGTCTCAAATCATTTTCATCGATACACCGGGAATCCATAAACCAAAGCATAAGCTTGGTGATTTCATGGTGAAAACTGCCCGCAATACGTTGAAAGAAGTTGACGTGGTTATGTTCATGGTCAATGCGGATGAACCGATTGGCCGAGGCGATCGTTTCATCATCGAACTTCTTGAAAACTCAAAAACACCGGTCTTCTTGATTATTAATAAAATTGATCTTGTTCATCCGGACGACTTATTCAAAATCATCACTTCGTATACAGCCGAATATGACTTTGCTGAAATCGTACCAATTTCAGCGAAAAACGGTAATAATGTCGATCGACTTCTTGAAACGATGATTAAATACTTACCAGAAGGGCCTAAATACTATCCCGATGATCAGGTAACAGATCACCCTGAGCGATTCATCATTTCTGAATTAGTCCGTGAAAAGGTATTACATCTGACAAGAGAAGAGATCCCACACTCCGTAGCCGTTGTAATCGAGAAGATTGAACGCGAAGAAGGCCGGGAAATGGTCAATGTCATGGCGACAATAGTCGTCGACCGTGATTCTCAAAAAGGAATTGTTATTGGCAAAAGAGGTGCCTTGCTAAAAGAAATCGGAACGAATGCCAGACATGATATCGAAATGCTGCTTGGCTCAAAAGTATTTCTTGAATTATGGGTAAAAGTGCAGAAAGACTGGCGCAATAAACCCGGCCATCTGAAGGAATTCGGATTCAGAGATGACGAGTATTAAGTAAAGAAAAGCGGAAGCGGCTTGCTCAGACACGACAGGTATAAGTCAGGCTGGCGAAGCAGTGCGCATTTTGCTGCACAGCCAGCCTGACTTATAACCCGAGAGTCTAGCCGCTGAAGCTGAGTAAAGAGGTGATTGCTTCGCTGAACAAATGGGAGGGAATCATTCTAAGAGGTATTCCGTACGGTGAATCCAACAAAATTGTCACGCTATTTACCCGTGAAGGCGGAAAGATGACGGCGATGGCCCGGGGAGCGAAGAAACCGGCGAGTAGACTAGCTGCAGTGACGCAGCCGTTCACACACGGTTCATTTCTAATTCGTACCGGCAAAGGGATGGGAACGCTTGAACAAGGAGAGCCTATCGATTCAATGCGGTATATTCGCGAGGACTTGGAAGCAACAGCCTATGCGAGTTACGTTGTTGAACTTATTGATAAGCTGACAGAGGATAATGAGCGTGTTGCCGGTATCTATGGATTACTTTATGAGGCACTTCATGCCATCAACGAGCAATATGATCCGGAAGCCATAGCATTATTCGTCGAGTGGAAAATGTTACCGGTCGCCGGCATCCATCCAATTCTCCATCAATGTGCAAATTGTGGAGCGACAGAGGGCGAATTTGCTTTTTCCTTTATGCAAATTGGTTTCATCTGTCATCGGTGTTTCCATGTAGATAAGCATGCGATACGGATTTCACCCAGTCAATTGAAGTTGATTCGGACCTTTTATAACGTTCCCATAAATCGGGTCGGTAATTTAACATTGAAGAAGACGACAAAAGAATTCATGAAAAAACTAATCCGAACAATATATGATGAGCAAGTAGGGATTCGATTAAAATCGAGATCATTTCTTGATCAGCTTGACTCGACACCCGAACTGCTCCCTAAAAAAGAAAAACCTAAAGAGAGTGGCGAATAGTTCTCTTTACAATAAACCCCGGACCTTGGATTCTATGAAATAGAGTCTAGATCCGGGATTTTTGTATTATAAATAAGTTGAAATAATAAATCCTTCAAATCCGTTTCGGCTATCCCTGGTAAGGCGCCTATGTTCGGTTTATATATCATCTTGAATACTTCGATTCCCTTTACAAATAATTAGTTACACATTATTGACGCGTTCAAATGCACCAAAACGAGTACCTTGGAAAGTTAGCATCCCTATATCACCATCGGCTAACATACCATATTGGGAACCGTTTACTGCTAGTTCCATACGATCTCCGCTCTCCACTTGAAATGTGGCATAATACCAAGTGCTGGCCGATGAATCACCAGATCCGCCGGAAGTTTGTGTTCTTTTTGTTACGACTTCAGCAGGTACCGTCAGTTTCGGGGAGTTATTATTTGAATTCCACGTACTGATAGATTTCACAATAGCGAAAATAATTCCACCAAAAACTATAATCGCAACTATACCGATAAAGATGGGAACAAAGGTAAACATAGCATCTTCAAAAGGTGAAAACATGTATAATACCTCCTTATGTATTTTAAATGGGTGTGATAAATATTATACGTTCTATTTCTGAAATAGTTTCATAACGTCTTTGATGTTTTACTTATATATCTTTATACTGATACGAAAGGAGGAAAGAACCGTCTATGAAGTACATAAAAATAATTCTGCAAATCATAGGCTTATATGCTTTTGTTCTGATGGGGAACTGGCTTAAAGATTTTCTCCATTTACCACTTTCAGGTAGCATAATTGGACTCTTAGTTTTGTTAGCGGCTCTTTCATTAAAACTAGTTCGGCTTGAATGGATTGAATCGGGCTCTTACTTCCTTTTATCTTATTTGCCCTTATATTTTATCCCAGCGACTGTCGGCGTAATGAATTACGGGCATGTCTTTGCGGGAAAAGGATTCCTGCTAATACCATTCACGATAATCAGTACGTTTTTGACGATGTGGATTTCTAGTTTTATAAGTCAATTTCTTGCTAAGAAATCTGCTAAGAAGGAGGACCAAGTTTCATGCAAATAATGATGTATTCAATCCTCTTTGTCATTGTAACAATTGCCATTTATCTTGCAATGAACTTATTATATTTTAAATATCACAAAGCGTTTTTCATCCCAATTTTAACAACGACTATTGGGATTATATTGATTCTCGTTCTTTTCAAAGTCCCATATGATACATACATGCTTGGTGGAAAGTGGATTGACTTGCTATTAGGGCCAGCAATCGTATCATTGGCCATACCTTTATATAAACAAAGAGAATTAATCAAACAGAATATGTTGCCAATAGTGGGAGGTATAGCGGTGGGCGTTCTAGTTGGTATGGCAAGCGGTATGCTTTTTGCGAAGCTGGCGGGATTCCCAAAAGAAATTGTTTTTTCACTAATACCTAAATCGATTACAACGCCTATAGCCATACAGATTGCTACGGCATTGGGAGGAGTAACTTCGTTAACTATCGCTTTTGTGATGATTGCAGGATTTACAGGTGTCATACTAGGACCGACATTTTTGAAATGGTTTTGCATCGATACTGCCATTGGCCGTGGCATCGGGTTGGGAGCAGCGGCCCATGCTCTTGGGACATCGAAAGCGATTGAACTTGGGGAGCAGGAAGCCTCCTATAGTTCCATCGCTATGACGCTCTCTGCTATAATTGGGTCTATCGTTGGTCCGGTTATGGCTTGGTTTTTTTATTGAATAGAATAAAATGAAATTTTAAAGGAGGATTAGATGAAAAAGTGGTTTGGTTCCGCAGCAATTTGTATAAATGAAAATAAAGATCTTTTAATGGTGAAAAGCGTTGGGTCTGAAGCCTGGGCTGTTCCATCAGGTGGCATAGAAGTAGGTGAATCACCGGAAGAATGTTGTATTAGGGAAGTGAAAGAGGAAACTGGATATGATGTTGAGATAGTAGAAAAACTGTTTATTAAAGAAGTGAAGCTCAAAGAGTATAAAGTGAAAACTTATTACTTTCTAGTAAATTATTTTGGAGAAAGCGAAGGAATTAATGACCCTGATGAACTCATTATAGAAGTCGACTGGAAATCACTTTCTGAAATTCAAAGTATTAAACACGGTTACCCGGAAGATCTAGCATTTTTAATGGATTTAATGAAATAAGGATTATGATTAATAGTAAAAAGAAGAGACGAGAGGCAGACTATGTTAATGATTAAAGGCTTATATGAAGCACATTTACCTGTTAGGGATTTGGATCGTTCAGTGGAATTTTACAAAGAATTAGGTTTACAATTTGACCACAAAGTGGAAGATAGATTAGCTTTTTTATGGATTGAAAAAGATAAAAGTTGGCTAGGTTTATGGGAAACTGAGAAAGTCGAATTGGAATATCATCCGTCAATAAGGCATATCGCCTTTGAAGTTTCTTTGCAGGATCTGAAGGAATCAGTAAGTTGGTTAAAGGAACGAGGATGCGAGCCAAGAAAGGCATTTGGATTTGAACCAACAGAAGCCTTTGTAATGCCTCACGCCGATTATGCACACGCTAAAATTCATTTTAATGATCCCGATGGAAATAGCTTGGAGTTCATTTGTAAGTAAGCGTCAAATACTCCCCACCTTCTAACCCCTTTCGTGTTATGTGATAATCACATTAACAATGTTAGGAGGTTTTTTCATGACACGAGACGAACGGCGAGCCATGTGGCACGCACGGATTGAAGCATTTAAAGCGAGTGGTGAATCTAGTGTAACAGCCTGGTGTGCTACAAATAATATCTGTGTTCCAAGTATGTATACTTGGCTTAAAAAGGAATGGCAAAAAGTAGATACTGCACCTACAGCCCAGCAGTGGGTTTCGTTTGATACAATCGCTCCAAAGGTAAGTATGCCTTCCCAATTGACACTTGCGATAGGTGTTGTTTCCATTCAAATTGAAGAGGGATTCAACCCTACACTTTTAGGGGAAGTACTTCAGGTACTTCAAACGCATGTTAAGTAAAACACCCGTTGATTGTGTGTATTTAGCCTGCGGACGTACTGATTTACGAAAATCTATCGATGGATTAGCTGTCATCGTTCAAGAAAGCTTTCAGCTTGATCCGTTTTCCCCTAGTTTATTTGTCTTCTGTAATCGAAAGCGCGACAAACTGAAAATCCTACATTGGGATCATAATGGATTTTGGCTTTACTACCGAAGGTTGGAAAACGGTCTATTCCAGTGGCCCGATGGACAAACAACCCAGCCACTTGCGATTAGCCATCGACAATTACACTGGCTACTTGATGGCTTACCACATGAACAAAAACAAGCTCATCCAAAAGTTTCTGCAAAAATCATTATTTAAAAAAAGGAATTCGTCGAGTCATGTCGAATTCCTTTTATTATGGAAAAATCAGTAGCAGTTATCTCATCTACAATTGAAGAACTCGCAGCGAAAAACATGGAGTTGGAAAAACAAAATGAAGCGCTACAGGCTAAACTCAACTGGTTAGAAGAACAATTTCGCCTCAGCCAACAACGAAAATTTGGCGCTTCTAGTGAAAAAACCAATCCAGATCAACTCGCACTCTCTCTTTTCAATGAAGCTGAAGTCACAGCGGATGAAAAGGTAGAGGAACCAACGCTTGAATCGATTACCTATCGTCGAAAAAAACGTACAGGCCAAATCGAGGCGATGCTTGAAAACCTGCCAACTGAAACGATTCACTATCGTTTATCAGAAGAGGAACAGGCTTGTTTGTGTTGCGGTGAACAAGTACACGAAATGAGTACAGAAGTACGACGTGAGTTAAAAGTCATTCCAGCTCAAGTGAAGGTCGTTGAACATGTACGCCATGTCTACAGCTGCCGAAATTGTGAACGCGAAGGCACTGAAACTCCAATTGTCACAGCGAAGATGCCAGCACCTATGTATCCAGGTAGTTTGGCTTCGCCTTCGGCGATGGCCTATATCATGAATCAAAAATACGTAGAGGGTATGCCTCTCTACCGACAAGAAAAACAATTGGAACGTCTAGGTGTCCCTTTATCACGTCAGACTTTAGCGAACTGGATGATGTACGGGGCAACTCATTGGCTAATCCATCTTTATGAACATATCCGTACCTATCTATTGATGCAGGATGTTATTCATGCGGATGAAACAACACTTCAAGTACTGGCCGAACCTGGACGCCCAGCGACATCCAAGTCCTATATGTGGTTATATCGGACGGGGCGTGATGCATCGGCTGCAGTGTTGTATGATTACCAACAAACAAGGGCAGCCAAACATCCGAAAGCCTTCCTTTCAGGCTTTAAGGGATATCTGCACGTCGATGGATACCAAGGGTATAATGATATACCGAAGGTGAAATTGGTGGGGTGTTGGGCACATTCGCGTCGAAAATTCGATGAGGCCTTAACTGCTTTGCCAGCGGAAGCCAAAAATAAGGAAACTCCTTGTGCTGCGGAGGAAGGGCTGCGTTTCTGTAACCAATTATTCGCGATTGAACGCGCGCTAAAGGATCACAGCCCTGAAGAACGCTATAAAGAGCGACTTGAACGCAGTCAGCCTGTGCTGGATGCCTTTTCAACTTGGCTACAAACACAAAGTCCGCGCGTCGCGCCTAAAAGTGCGTTAGGGCAGGCCATCAAGTATTGCCGAAATCAATGGACACGCCTTACAATGTTTCTACAGGATGGGCGTTTGGAAATCGATAATAACCGGGCCGAACGTGCTATCAAACCTTTCGTAATTGGACGCAAGAACTGGTTATTCTCTCAATCTATGAAAGGTGCAAAAGCAAGCGCAATTGCTTATAGCATTGTGGAAACTGCTAAAGAAAATCAGTTAAATCCATTGGTTTATTTAACCCACGTATTTGAACAGCTTCCTTTAATAGATTTGGAGGATTCAAAGGCGCTAGATCAACTACTTCCATGGTCGGAGACCTTGCCGACAAATTGCCACGTTCCCAATAAAACTAAATAAAGCATATAATAAGCGCCCCCTGAAAGACAGGTGGGCGCTATTTGACGCTTACATTTGTAAAATAGAAAATCCGAAAAGATTGACTGAACGGATGTATTTAAGTGTATGGGAGCGACTTAACGAGATATAGATTAAATTAATATAAAAAAGGTGCATAAGTTGAAAAAAATCTTAGATTCTAACGTGGACAAACGGAGGCGGATTTTATGTTTTTTCTTCAAATGTCAGGATTTCCGGGTTCAGGGAAGTCAACTCTTTCCAGAGTTCTAGCAAAGTTAACCGGTGCGATTATAATAGATCACGATATTGTAAAATCATCTTTATTAAAATCTTTGGAGTCTACTAATGTAGTAGCGGATAATGTGGGTAAAATATCGTACGATATCGAATGGGCACTCATAGATTTTCATTTATCTCAAGGCTTAAGTGTTATATTTGATAGTCCCTGTTTTTATACGGAAATGGTTGAAAAGGGGGTTGGATTATCTAAGAAACATAATGTTAAGTATAAGTATGTTGAATGTTATCTTAATGATATTAAGGAGATTCAAATTAGGCTAAAGGAACGCACACGGATGATTAGCCAAATAAGTCAAGTTAACTCCGAGTGTGCATTCAGGGAACAGGTAGATGCTAGTAAAAAGCCTTTTAATCTTGAATGTTTGGTAATTGATTCCGGGAAGCCAATAGACAGTTACATAGACAAGGCTTTTTTGTATATTAAAAATTAAAAATTCGTTCTGAAATTGGGACAATTAAAGATAAGATAAATTTTTTTAATGGTGGCTACTATAAAACAAGCCAAATGAAATCCGACTTTAAACAATACATTAAAATGAGTGACAATTCATTCATGCCTATAAATAGTATGGTATATTCATTGAGGGAGTGATTGAATAATGGAGCTAAAAGTAGGGGATATTTTCACATGGAACGGGATGAAAAAGGGCGCTAACGTGTGAGTTGACGATGACACAAGTTGAACAAATGGATGGACTTAAAAAATAGCAATGAGTACTGTGTACCGCAACCAAATTGGAAAAGAAGTTCTTGTTGGAACGAGTCATGGAATTATTCGAGATTAACTATCCCGTAATAAAGTGGATCAAGAAAGCGATTCAGTTACAATTTGAATTGCTTTTTTATTTCAGTTATTTGGTTATCTAATAATTCTTAATATGCAACTTTCAAGTACAAGAAGCGTCGAATAAATAAAAGGAAGGTGCTCGTATAAGAAGATTAGTATATCCAACTTTCGTATATTCGTAGACATCATTGCTTTGATTGCAATTGCAGGTTTTATTTTACTATATTGCATAGTTAGGTAGGGGAAGCTTTGAAAAAGTTAGTATCCATTCACATAGTTTCAATGATTATATTATTAAGTGAATCAATTTCATAATAGCCATTTTTAAAAATGTGTAGAGTAGCCCCTTGATGATTTTCAAGTTTTTTAAAAATAAAATTTCGATGTAGTTAAGCTACTTGTAACGACTGTTGCTTCATTACTACTCTGATCCGATCCGTGGCTAATTTTGAAGCATTATAAACAAGCGTCACCAATTGGAAGTGCAGCTTCGCTTTCTTTCCAGTTCGATGACGGACATTATTGAGCCCGAAGAATTCTTTTAAATACGCATTGACCCGTTCGACAGCGGTACGTTCCTTGTACAGTTCATCCCACTTTTTCGATCCCCTGGCTGGATTGGTGTACTTCCTGAAATCCGTGGATTGTCTAATTTTATAGGTCTTTTGACAAAGGGTGTCGTGTTGTAATGGACAGGTCGCACATTCTTTCGGGCGTGTATATTTCAGTGTCTTGTATTTCGGATCGAAGCTATCGTAAAGATAGGAATGCTCTACGACACACGTCGGTGCGAAATGCTCGTCGTAACCGACCATCTCTCCTTCGTTGCGTCGATTATACGGAATGACGGCTTGTAGATTTTGGTCAGTCAATTGTTGATAAATCGGTTCGTAGTCGTAACCGGCATCGAAAAGACCTGTGTTAAATAAAGCTGGAAGGTCCCGATCAATTTTCTTCAATAATGGAATGGCTGCTTTCCCGTCATTGAGACTACCGGACGTCATCATACCCGTAAGAATATATTGGCTTTTTGTGCTGACGGCCAAATGACCTTTATAACCAAACCAGAAGGTGTTTTTTCCATCACTGTTTTTCTTGATTCCCCATTTCGGATCGATAGGGGCCTCTTTAAACAACGTTTCTACTGATTCGGATAGCTGATGTACAATCTCTTTTTCATAAATCGGACGCGCTTTCTCCGCCGCCTGTTTTTCTTTCAACCATTGTTCACGTTCGGCTTTTGGCTTGCGACCGCGCTTTTTCGAAGCCGGCTTTTCTTTCTTTTCGGAAGCCTGGGCACGATCCCTCGCCTCGAAATGGGTGGCGTCAATGGCGATGTTTTCTTCGCCAATATGCCCTTCATCGATGGCCAGCAAAATAAGATTGTCATGAATTTGGGTCATCGTATCTGATTCACTGATGACGGTAATCATCCTGGAATAAGAAGCTTCGGATGGGATTTGGTCGGAATGAAGAAAACCACAGTCATAACGAAAAATGGGGTCACGATCCAACCGTCTGACAAGATCCTTGATTGTCACAATACGCTCGACGACGCGAGCGATAAGTGAATAGATCATGGCACCGTAATTCAATTCTCTAGGTGCACCTACTTTTTTCGGTTTATCGAATAGATTCAAGATAGGATTTAAGTTAACTGTTGAAAAAACTGCTTCAAAATGATGGGTGGGTTCCATCTTATATAATTCATGCATGTCAAACAGGCTTTGTTGTCGTATAATGGACATAGGGGCATCTCTCCAGTCTGTTATGTATGTGTCGTAACTTACATTATACAGGATTTGGGGAGGTGCTCTATTTTTTATGTCTTGAAAGCCTTGATACGTAAGGGCTTAGGATTATGAAATTAACTCAAGTGCATGTCAAAATCAAGATTTGAAATTCGTTGGTGAGAGTGAAAACTGGTCGGCGGAAGTGACTGTTACACAGACTGACGGGGATGAACAATATAAAATTCAGATTAGCTATAAAGGCAATGAGTTAGAATGCATTAAAACATTTGATTATTTTGTTGAAACAACAACCAATGGAGTGCTAAATTTTGGTGCGAACAATGTATCACTGAATGAAAATGGTATGTACCATAACAAAAGTTTAAGTTCAAATAGCCCTTCAACGAAGCAAGAAGAGAAGCTAGTTTTGAAAGTAGAATGGAATGGGCTAACTGAAAGTTTCGTTCTAGGAAATTTGTGAATTAAGAACTTGTACTCGGAAAAGATGATAGCAGCGACTGAGTAGTTACGCTGAACGTCGAAAAGAAACGACGTAAGTCCTCGAGTAGACTCAATAAAAATGATTCTTTTTCAATGAGATAGAGGGGGATTTACATACATTGTTCAATTTTCTAAAAGCAACAACTTTAAAAAAAGACCATTTAAAAGGAACTGCAAAACTTCTGTTTCAAGACGTTTCAGAAGAAGCCTGGGACAGAGAAAACCTTACTAAAGAGAAGCTAGATTTCACGATGGACAGCCTGAGATATATCGATCAGTATGCAGTGAATTTATTGAATACCGAAAACGGCACTCAATTATTGAGTAAGCACTTTGAAAACTTTTCTTCGCGTATAGGGGCTTATATTGGAGAAGTAATAAAAAGTACTATTCAGCAAGACTTTCACTGGTATGAATTTGAGTCTATCTACAAACTTACAACAAAACTGGATGATTTTGATGGTGATGATGAAAAACAAAGCCTTTTGTTCTCGAAAAAGAAAGATGCAATTATACTGCCTTTGTTGGAAACATCTCAATTTCTAAAAGGGGAATCATCTTATCTTACTTTAGTAAACTATGCAGAAGAAATGGTTAATCGGAATGCCTGATGCAATTGCTTATCAGAGAGATGGAAAAATTGAGCGTAAAAGAAATTATTAATAGAGCATTGCCGAGGAAAATAATAACTGCAATTTTCCAGTCATTCTCTTATATGAATCGTTAACTTATATAGTAAGCGATTTAGTTTCATCCCTTTTTTGAAAAACAAATCCCTAAAGTTGAGTAATTTTTGTCGTCACTTTTCTAGTTGATTTTCGAATTACTGTTGCTTTGGATAAGTCTTCCTGTAGTTATCATTTCCTATTTGATAGCAGATATTAAAAGAAAGAAAAAATCCTTTTAAACTGAGAATTGAAAGAACTATATGTCTTAAAACTGTTTATCACCGTAATCCTATTGAATTATAGAAATGAGGTAAGAGTTATGAAGGTTCTGTTAGAAAAGGCAATCGAATCTGATGCGCAATCCATTTTCGATATTCAAGTAAATGCATTTTCACCTTTACTTGATATTTATGAGGATTACAATACCAATCCAGCGAATGAAACGATTGAAAGAATGCTAACAAGGATAAACACTCCATCGGGAGCTGTGTATAAAATAATAACGGATACTACTCTTGTAGGTTCTATT of the Sporosarcina sp. FSL K6-1508 genome contains:
- the tnpB gene encoding IS66 family insertion sequence element accessory protein TnpB (TnpB, as the term is used for proteins encoded by IS66 family insertion elements, is considered an accessory protein, since TnpC, encoded by a neighboring gene, is a DDE family transposase.), with amino-acid sequence MLSKTPVDCVYLACGRTDLRKSIDGLAVIVQESFQLDPFSPSLFVFCNRKRDKLKILHWDHNGFWLYYRRLENGLFQWPDGQTTQPLAISHRQLHWLLDGLPHEQKQAHPKVSAKIII
- the tnpC gene encoding IS66 family transposase translates to MPFIMEKSVAVISSTIEELAAKNMELEKQNEALQAKLNWLEEQFRLSQQRKFGASSEKTNPDQLALSLFNEAEVTADEKVEEPTLESITYRRKKRTGQIEAMLENLPTETIHYRLSEEEQACLCCGEQVHEMSTEVRRELKVIPAQVKVVEHVRHVYSCRNCEREGTETPIVTAKMPAPMYPGSLASPSAMAYIMNQKYVEGMPLYRQEKQLERLGVPLSRQTLANWMMYGATHWLIHLYEHIRTYLLMQDVIHADETTLQVLAEPGRPATSKSYMWLYRTGRDASAAVLYDYQQTRAAKHPKAFLSGFKGYLHVDGYQGYNDIPKVKLVGCWAHSRRKFDEALTALPAEAKNKETPCAAEEGLRFCNQLFAIERALKDHSPEERYKERLERSQPVLDAFSTWLQTQSPRVAPKSALGQAIKYCRNQWTRLTMFLQDGRLEIDNNRAERAIKPFVIGRKNWLFSQSMKGAKASAIAYSIVETAKENQLNPLVYLTHVFEQLPLIDLEDSKALDQLLPWSETLPTNCHVPNKTK
- the tnpA gene encoding IS66 family insertion sequence element accessory protein TnpA, whose product is MTRDERRAMWHARIEAFKASGESSVTAWCATNNICVPSMYTWLKKEWQKVDTAPTAQQWVSFDTIAPKVSMPSQLTLAIGVVSIQIEEGFNPTLLGEVLQVLQTHVK
- a CDS encoding AAA family ATPase, with amino-acid sequence MFFLQMSGFPGSGKSTLSRVLAKLTGAIIIDHDIVKSSLLKSLESTNVVADNVGKISYDIEWALIDFHLSQGLSVIFDSPCFYTEMVEKGVGLSKKHNVKYKYVECYLNDIKEIQIRLKERTRMISQISQVNSECAFREQVDASKKPFNLECLVIDSGKPIDSYIDKAFLYIKN
- a CDS encoding IS1182 family transposase, whose product is MSIIRQQSLFDMHELYKMEPTHHFEAVFSTVNLNPILNLFDKPKKVGAPRELNYGAMIYSLIARVVERIVTIKDLVRRLDRDPIFRYDCGFLHSDQIPSEASYSRMITVISESDTMTQIHDNLILLAIDEGHIGEENIAIDATHFEARDRAQASEKKEKPASKKRGRKPKAEREQWLKEKQAAEKARPIYEKEIVHQLSESVETLFKEAPIDPKWGIKKNSDGKNTFWFGYKGHLAVSTKSQYILTGMMTSGSLNDGKAAIPLLKKIDRDLPALFNTGLFDAGYDYEPIYQQLTDQNLQAVIPYNRRNEGEMVGYDEHFAPTCVVEHSYLYDSFDPKYKTLKYTRPKECATCPLQHDTLCQKTYKIRQSTDFRKYTNPARGSKKWDELYKERTAVERVNAYLKEFFGLNNVRHRTGKKAKLHFQLVTLVYNASKLATDRIRVVMKQQSLQVA
- a CDS encoding LrgB family protein; the protein is MQIMMYSILFVIVTIAIYLAMNLLYFKYHKAFFIPILTTTIGIILILVLFKVPYDTYMLGGKWIDLLLGPAIVSLAIPLYKQRELIKQNMLPIVGGIAVGVLVGMASGMLFAKLAGFPKEIVFSLIPKSITTPIAIQIATALGGVTSLTIAFVMIAGFTGVILGPTFLKWFCIDTAIGRGIGLGAAAHALGTSKAIELGEQEASYSSIAMTLSAIIGSIVGPVMAWFFY
- a CDS encoding NUDIX hydrolase; this translates as MKKWFGSAAICINENKDLLMVKSVGSEAWAVPSGGIEVGESPEECCIREVKEETGYDVEIVEKLFIKEVKLKEYKVKTYYFLVNYFGESEGINDPDELIIEVDWKSLSEIQSIKHGYPEDLAFLMDLMK